A region of Micromonospora sp. WMMD882 DNA encodes the following proteins:
- a CDS encoding NAD-dependent epimerase/dehydratase family protein translates to MRLTGLRVAVTGASGFCGAAVARAAATAGADVWCLGRRPGPVGRHVPWDAGRDVPDLTGTDVVIHLAAAVGDPTPGPATERAYRAVNVTGTARLLDAVGERPLVWVSSASVYRPGGPGLVTEDHPVDGQLSAYGRTKAAGERLALAAGAVVLRPRAVYGPGDRHLLPRLRQARRGGWLPVPGPDVQLSLTAVENLAAACLAATGWPAGAYNVADARPYSRDAVLRAVFVALGEPVRLARVPARLADAAAGVATTLAGLTGRPPLLTRYAVDQLARTVVLDTGRATRQGYRPEKTFDDHLARLAGPVRASRPAGSEDR, encoded by the coding sequence GTGCGGCTGACCGGGCTCCGGGTGGCGGTCACCGGCGCGAGCGGGTTCTGCGGGGCGGCCGTGGCCCGGGCCGCCGCGACCGCCGGCGCGGACGTGTGGTGCCTGGGCCGGCGTCCCGGGCCGGTGGGCCGGCACGTGCCCTGGGACGCCGGCCGTGACGTCCCGGACCTGACCGGCACGGACGTGGTGATCCACCTGGCCGCGGCGGTCGGCGACCCGACGCCGGGGCCGGCGACCGAACGCGCGTACCGGGCGGTCAACGTGACCGGCACGGCCCGGCTGCTGGACGCGGTGGGGGAGCGGCCCCTGGTCTGGGTGAGCAGCGCCAGCGTGTACCGGCCGGGCGGGCCGGGACTGGTCACCGAGGACCATCCGGTCGACGGGCAGCTCTCCGCGTACGGGCGGACCAAGGCGGCCGGGGAGCGGCTCGCGCTGGCGGCCGGCGCGGTCGTGCTGCGCCCCCGGGCGGTGTACGGGCCCGGTGACCGGCACCTGCTGCCCCGGCTCCGGCAGGCGCGCCGGGGCGGTTGGCTGCCGGTGCCCGGGCCGGACGTCCAGCTCAGCCTGACCGCGGTGGAGAACCTGGCGGCGGCCTGCCTGGCGGCGACGGGCTGGCCGGCCGGCGCGTACAACGTCGCCGACGCCCGGCCGTACTCGCGGGACGCGGTGCTGCGGGCGGTGTTCGTCGCGCTGGGCGAGCCGGTGCGTCTGGCGCGGGTGCCGGCGCGGCTGGCCGACGCGGCGGCGGGCGTGGCCACCACGCTGGCCGGGCTGACCGGCCGTCCGCCGCTGCTCACCCGGTACGCCGTGGACCAGCTCGCCCGGACCGTGGTGCTCGACACCGGCCGCGCCACCCGGCAGGGCTACCGCCCCGAGAAGACCTTCGACGACCACCTCGCCCGGCTTGCCGGCCCGGTGCGGGCGTCCCGCCCGGCCGGTTCTGAAGATCGCTAA
- a CDS encoding FHA domain-containing protein — protein sequence MAPEIVERTGRRPGRRIPVGDTRFTFGRLSDNDVVITSTGVSRFHAEVVREERGYVLYDRGSRNGTLVNGQRVSSHVLQHGDLITITDETFCFEVTADVTTMISDLTMFQPDNRVTQVIDPGPVLRVTVSGGGPVGLSLALLLERLLGDRVAVTVYDGRWTQDGARVAWKNEAQGNVRRQQVVTVQSRQYLNLPEEAQERLFVPGAYSEMWPTGPDSIRGYGPRNIRIAYIEDRLLELANEKSGRIRLVPARFDAAERHQAVAREHVLAICEGARSRTREHFTTKFGVADSSIYSLGDRHLQDVVLGLRVKSDLPDPMSVLLTVAQNRFLLNSLGGEGFLNMRLTDAEAAEVVGLDPVRREFTDCIASRPCLMAREDAGDFQCATHGTLFLPALIKSSPLWRRVNEGLTFFGVTPQNLTAVTAFRLDMVQRPRFTARLYAPTSTTPGTYGFLIGDAANSIHFWPGRGLNSGLASAISLARSLAGGWSGRPFRDADFARHEAAMSMLQYRHKSRAWNAMVTADEQGVNRAIADVIADVIAETGTVPTAAGGSAPTAASDRAPATDGPDREADVEALLERLRGIRARLASRLTGLPDDQTLSDHLRKLKGETVRTLLASGPWDTLTVGGEEVDIDIFYRQELPVAS from the coding sequence GTGGCACCTGAGATCGTGGAGCGTACGGGCCGCCGTCCCGGGCGGCGGATTCCGGTCGGCGACACCCGGTTCACCTTCGGCCGCCTGAGCGACAACGACGTGGTGATCACCAGTACGGGCGTCTCCCGCTTCCACGCCGAGGTGGTGCGCGAGGAACGCGGGTACGTGCTGTACGACCGAGGCAGCCGCAACGGGACCCTGGTCAACGGCCAACGGGTCAGCTCGCACGTCCTCCAGCACGGTGACCTGATCACCATCACCGACGAGACGTTCTGTTTCGAGGTGACCGCCGACGTGACCACGATGATCTCCGACCTGACCATGTTCCAACCCGACAACCGGGTCACCCAGGTCATCGACCCGGGCCCGGTCCTGCGGGTCACCGTCTCCGGTGGCGGGCCGGTCGGGCTGAGCCTGGCCCTGCTCCTGGAACGGCTCCTGGGTGACCGGGTCGCCGTCACCGTGTACGACGGCCGCTGGACCCAGGACGGCGCGCGGGTGGCGTGGAAGAACGAGGCGCAGGGCAACGTACGACGGCAGCAGGTGGTGACCGTCCAGAGCCGCCAGTACCTCAACCTGCCCGAGGAGGCGCAGGAGCGGCTGTTCGTTCCCGGGGCGTACTCGGAGATGTGGCCGACCGGCCCCGACTCGATCCGCGGCTACGGCCCACGGAACATCCGGATCGCCTACATCGAGGACCGGCTCCTGGAGTTGGCGAACGAGAAGTCCGGACGGATCCGGCTGGTGCCGGCCAGGTTCGACGCGGCCGAGCGGCACCAGGCCGTCGCCCGGGAGCACGTGCTCGCCATCTGCGAGGGCGCGCGGTCGCGTACCCGTGAGCACTTCACCACGAAGTTCGGCGTCGCCGACAGCTCGATCTACTCGCTGGGCGACCGGCACCTCCAGGACGTCGTCCTGGGCCTGCGGGTGAAATCCGACCTGCCGGACCCGATGAGCGTCCTGCTGACCGTGGCCCAGAACCGCTTCCTGCTCAACTCGTTGGGCGGCGAGGGCTTCCTGAACATGCGGCTCACCGACGCCGAAGCCGCCGAGGTCGTCGGGCTGGACCCGGTCCGGCGGGAGTTCACCGACTGCATCGCGTCCCGCCCGTGCCTGATGGCCCGCGAGGACGCCGGCGACTTCCAGTGCGCCACCCACGGCACGCTGTTCCTGCCCGCCCTGATCAAGAGCTCGCCGTTGTGGCGGCGGGTGAACGAGGGGCTGACCTTCTTCGGCGTGACGCCGCAGAACCTGACCGCCGTCACCGCGTTCCGCCTGGACATGGTCCAGCGCCCACGGTTCACCGCCCGGCTGTACGCCCCGACGTCGACCACCCCCGGCACGTACGGCTTCCTGATCGGCGACGCGGCGAACTCGATCCACTTCTGGCCCGGCCGTGGACTCAACAGCGGGTTGGCGTCGGCCATCTCGCTGGCCCGGTCGCTGGCCGGCGGCTGGAGCGGTCGGCCGTTCCGGGACGCCGACTTCGCCCGGCACGAGGCGGCGATGTCGATGCTCCAGTACCGGCACAAGAGTCGCGCCTGGAACGCCATGGTGACCGCCGACGAGCAGGGCGTCAACCGCGCCATCGCCGACGTCATCGCCGACGTGATCGCCGAGACCGGGACCGTTCCGACGGCGGCGGGCGGCAGCGCCCCGACGGCAGCCAGCGACCGCGCCCCGGCGACCGACGGACCGGACCGGGAGGCGGACGTCGAGGCGTTGCTGGAGCGGTTACGGGGAATCCGTGCCCGGCTGGCTTCCCGCCTGACCGGCCTGCCCGACGACCAGACCCTCTCAGACCACCTGCGGAAGCTGAAGGGCGAGACCGTGCGGACCCTGCTGGCCAGCGGCCCGTGGGACACGTTGACCGTCGGCGGGGAAGAGGTCGACATCGACATCTTCTACCGCCAGGAGCTACCGGTCGCCTCCTGA
- a CDS encoding helix-turn-helix domain-containing protein gives MGKLRLVASQEVQEMLGVSRTRAYQITNSKTFPDPVAVLSVGRIWRTEDVERWIKDHRPDLHDPAQ, from the coding sequence ATGGGGAAGCTTCGGCTCGTGGCGAGCCAGGAGGTGCAGGAGATGCTCGGCGTCTCCCGGACACGCGCCTACCAGATCACCAACTCGAAGACCTTCCCCGACCCGGTCGCCGTGCTGTCGGTCGGCCGGATCTGGCGCACCGAGGACGTCGAACGCTGGATCAAGGACCACCGCCCCGACCTCCACGACCCCGCGCAGTAG
- a CDS encoding DUF4190 domain-containing protein, whose protein sequence is MYHPQYAPFNTYAILALVFGVMVFPPLGIYFGNRARREIAQTGERGGELATAGIVVGWIFTILYGVLLLVWCGLAGTMLAGSTAP, encoded by the coding sequence ATGTACCACCCGCAGTACGCGCCGTTCAACACGTACGCGATCCTCGCCCTGGTGTTCGGGGTGATGGTGTTTCCGCCGCTGGGCATCTACTTCGGCAACCGGGCCCGGCGGGAGATCGCCCAGACCGGCGAGCGGGGCGGCGAGCTCGCCACCGCCGGCATCGTCGTCGGCTGGATCTTCACCATCCTGTACGGGGTGCTCCTGCTGGTCTGGTGCGGTCTCGCCGGCACGATGCTGGCCGGGTCGACCGCTCCCTGA
- a CDS encoding S1 family peptidase produces MRLPGSPSRQVTASAVAGVLVAGALAGAPAQAAPPAAASPGQATALAATLGDRSAGAYARADGTMVVTVTDETAAAKVRAAGATPRSVTRGAGELARATAALDSSAKIPGTAWWTDPATNQVVVSVDSTVTGAKLQRVEAVADRLGGAVRVEREAGTLSVRIAGGEAIWAGGGGRCSAGFNVRNAAGSYFLTAGHCTDIAANWYADSGQSALLGTGGTGSFPGDDYGIVTHADAGAADGSVYLYDGTTRDVTGAADAYVGQSVERSGSTTGLHGGTVEAVDATVNYAEGSVSGLIRTTVCAEPGDSGGALVSGSTALGLTSGGSGNCSTGGTTYFQPVTEALSVYGVEII; encoded by the coding sequence ATGCGTCTTCCCGGGTCCCCGTCGCGGCAGGTCACCGCCAGCGCCGTGGCCGGCGTGCTGGTCGCCGGCGCGCTGGCCGGCGCGCCGGCCCAGGCCGCGCCGCCGGCAGCCGCCTCACCCGGCCAGGCCACCGCGCTCGCCGCCACCCTCGGCGACCGCTCCGCCGGGGCGTACGCCCGGGCCGACGGCACCATGGTGGTCACCGTGACGGACGAGACGGCGGCCGCGAAGGTCCGCGCGGCCGGCGCCACCCCCCGGTCCGTCACCCGGGGCGCGGGGGAACTGGCCCGCGCCACCGCCGCGTTGGACAGCTCCGCGAAGATCCCCGGCACCGCGTGGTGGACCGACCCGGCCACCAACCAGGTCGTCGTCTCCGTCGACAGCACCGTCACCGGCGCGAAGCTCCAGCGTGTCGAGGCGGTCGCCGACCGGCTCGGCGGGGCCGTCCGGGTCGAGCGGGAAGCCGGCACCCTCAGCGTCCGGATCGCCGGCGGCGAGGCCATCTGGGCCGGCGGCGGCGGTCGCTGCTCGGCCGGCTTCAACGTCCGCAACGCCGCCGGCAGCTACTTCCTGACCGCCGGACACTGCACCGACATCGCCGCCAACTGGTACGCCGACTCGGGGCAGAGCGCCCTGCTCGGCACCGGCGGCACCGGCAGCTTCCCCGGCGACGACTACGGCATCGTCACGCACGCCGACGCCGGGGCCGCCGACGGCAGCGTGTACCTCTACGACGGCACCACCCGGGACGTCACCGGCGCCGCCGACGCCTACGTCGGACAGTCGGTGGAACGTTCCGGCAGCACCACCGGCCTGCACGGCGGCACGGTGGAGGCGGTCGACGCCACGGTCAACTACGCCGAGGGCTCGGTCAGCGGCCTGATCCGCACCACCGTCTGCGCCGAGCCGGGCGACAGCGGGGGCGCGCTGGTCAGCGGCAGCACCGCCCTGGGGCTGACCTCCGGCGGCAGCGGCAACTGCTCCACCGGCGGCACCACCTACTTCCAGCCGGTCACCGAGGCGCTGAGCGTCTACGGCGTCGAGATCATCTGA
- a CDS encoding NADAR family protein has translation MRPTDVLPSSVEEARRREAAGVPMRFLFFWGHRPGRGGGVGRGCLSQWWPAPFTVDGLEFPTAEHFMMRHKALLFGDEEVADQILTTPDPGAVKALGRRVRGFDEAVWQTHRYAIVVAGNTAKFGQRPELRDYLLGTGEQILVEASPLDRVWGIGLTADDERATSPARWRGLNLLGFALMDARAALRAS, from the coding sequence ATGCGCCCGACCGACGTCCTGCCCAGCTCCGTCGAGGAGGCCCGCCGGCGCGAGGCGGCGGGCGTACCGATGCGGTTCCTGTTCTTCTGGGGCCACCGACCGGGCCGGGGCGGTGGCGTCGGCCGGGGTTGTCTGAGCCAGTGGTGGCCGGCGCCGTTCACCGTCGACGGTCTGGAGTTCCCGACCGCGGAGCACTTCATGATGCGCCACAAGGCGCTGCTCTTCGGTGACGAGGAGGTCGCCGACCAAATCCTGACCACGCCGGACCCGGGCGCGGTCAAGGCCCTCGGCCGGCGGGTACGCGGCTTCGACGAGGCCGTCTGGCAGACCCACCGGTACGCGATCGTGGTCGCCGGGAACACCGCGAAGTTCGGCCAGCGCCCGGAGTTACGGGACTACCTGCTCGGCACCGGGGAGCAGATCCTGGTCGAGGCGAGCCCGCTGGACCGGGTGTGGGGCATCGGGCTGACCGCCGACGACGAACGGGCGACCAGCCCGGCACGTTGGCGCGGGCTGAACCTGCTCGGCTTCGCCCTGATGGACGCCCGCGCGGCCCTACGCGCCTCCTGA
- a CDS encoding cytochrome P450, with the protein MTEPTSPPATPACPAAAGAASAPVRPTAAGRARWAAGRGRRRDRQVYLRRYPLLFTLLAATRRRPVARLGRTVLVHDAQSYLDALTRIPLDRLAAGTVGGAARQLGVDGLLFDQEGPAHLRARRALADGLGPAGVARLRPVWTQVLRRRLAPLARGASVDLVPVVAELAGATTAALLGVCGDPSALAAAARRVAATAAAEQLPGPRRPGRAEAARRATSALADLLDPSSGGGGGAGSASGPGLAGMLAVAAVNTTVAGVPRAVAWCADDRLWRYAEQTDTREILVDELLRVTAPSPLLPRVAAGSGELDGCPVRPGDRLLLVARHAAGAHRGGPDCVDPAPTRTARLVFGAGRHSCPGARLARAQLADVLAALAPYRPVVVSARADGRAALPGWARLVIRAGRCG; encoded by the coding sequence GTGACCGAGCCGACCTCGCCTCCCGCCACCCCGGCCTGCCCGGCCGCCGCCGGAGCCGCCTCGGCCCCGGTCCGCCCGACCGCCGCCGGCAGGGCCCGGTGGGCGGCGGGCCGGGGGCGTCGCCGGGACCGGCAGGTCTACCTGCGGCGGTATCCGCTGCTGTTCACGCTGCTGGCCGCCACCCGCCGCCGGCCGGTGGCGCGGCTCGGCCGGACCGTCCTGGTGCACGACGCGCAGAGCTACCTCGACGCGCTGACCCGGATCCCGTTGGACCGGCTCGCCGCGGGCACCGTCGGCGGGGCGGCCCGACAGCTCGGCGTCGACGGGCTGCTTTTCGACCAGGAGGGCCCGGCGCACCTGCGGGCCCGGCGGGCGCTCGCCGACGGGCTGGGCCCGGCGGGCGTGGCCCGGCTCCGTCCGGTCTGGACGCAGGTGCTGCGGCGACGGCTCGCCCCGTTGGCCCGGGGCGCGTCGGTGGACCTGGTGCCGGTGGTCGCCGAGCTGGCCGGCGCCACCACCGCGGCGCTGCTCGGCGTCTGCGGTGACCCGTCGGCGCTGGCCGCCGCCGCCCGGCGGGTCGCCGCCACGGCCGCCGCCGAGCAACTGCCGGGCCCGCGCCGTCCGGGCCGCGCCGAGGCCGCCCGCCGCGCCACGTCGGCCCTGGCCGACCTGCTGGACCCGTCGTCCGGCGGCGGGGGAGGAGCCGGGTCCGCGTCCGGCCCCGGTCTGGCCGGCATGCTGGCGGTGGCCGCGGTCAACACCACGGTCGCCGGGGTGCCGCGCGCGGTGGCCTGGTGCGCCGACGACCGGTTGTGGCGGTACGCCGAGCAGACCGACACCCGGGAGATCCTGGTCGACGAGCTGCTGCGGGTGACCGCCCCGAGCCCGCTGCTGCCCCGGGTCGCGGCCGGATCCGGTGAGCTGGACGGTTGCCCGGTGCGGCCCGGGGACCGGTTGCTGCTGGTCGCCCGGCACGCCGCCGGGGCGCACCGGGGCGGGCCGGACTGCGTCGACCCGGCCCCGACCCGGACGGCGCGGCTGGTCTTCGGGGCCGGTCGGCACTCCTGCCCAGGGGCGCGGCTGGCCCGCGCGCAGCTCGCCGACGTGCTGGCCGCGCTGGCCCCGTACCGGCCGGTGGTGGTGTCGGCGCGGGCCGACGGGCGGGCCGCGCTGCCCGGTTGGGCCCGTCTGGTGATCAGGGCCGGCCGGTGCGGCTGA
- a CDS encoding GntR family transcriptional regulator — translation MPYAAPLWRSIRDDLRARIRAGLLKPGDKLPPTRVLMEQYSTSSATVRRAIDLMIETGELIGRQGMGVFVADPADREA, via the coding sequence ATGCCCTACGCCGCGCCGCTGTGGAGATCAATCCGGGACGATCTTCGCGCCAGAATCAGGGCAGGCTTGCTCAAACCGGGCGATAAGCTCCCGCCCACCCGAGTGCTCATGGAGCAGTACTCGACCAGCTCCGCCACCGTCCGACGGGCAATTGACCTGATGATCGAGACCGGCGAGCTGATCGGCCGCCAAGGCATGGGCGTCTTCGTGGCCGACCCCGCTGACCGAGAGGCGTAG
- a CDS encoding class I adenylate-forming enzyme family protein, whose protein sequence is MLDELAAALRRHPDRPAVLTAGPSGRPRVRVTRGDLADLADGYAAALHRHHLVAGDTLGVAVRPGPRALAALLAAYRLGLRVAVLDPTAGPDVLAARLALARPALVVADAAAQAVAGWARPLAGRAGLALPRLADLGPVRTVGRRLPGCAPALPVHTGPVPDRGGPDDDAVIIFTSGTTSRPRAVVHRRAGLTAGLRAVADLVRPRPDEPVLGGTFFVLVPALASGAPVALPARSPRALARQVARLRPQASYLTPPQARALLACRPRLSGRFYSGSAPVSATLLERLRRAGADEAWGVYALTELFPAAAVEYAEKSAFTDDGDLVGAALPGVTARTGPDGRLLLRGPGQAHRYLGEAPAEWVDTGDVGRLVGDRIVLAGRAKDMVLRGAENIYPGLYEPALHVPGVDLAVLVGVPAVDGDERLVAVVQPVPGADPAGLRRSLRPVLARMGAARPDDLVFAPVPTSGRSRKPDRAAAATLAAARVTGDVGRTAP, encoded by the coding sequence GTGCTCGACGAACTGGCCGCCGCGCTGCGCCGGCACCCGGACCGCCCGGCGGTGCTCACCGCCGGCCCGTCCGGTCGGCCCCGGGTCCGGGTGACCCGGGGTGACCTGGCGGACCTGGCCGACGGGTACGCCGCCGCGCTGCACCGGCACCACCTGGTCGCCGGGGACACCCTCGGGGTGGCGGTCCGCCCCGGTCCCCGGGCGCTCGCGGCGCTGCTGGCCGCGTACCGGCTCGGTCTGCGGGTGGCGGTGCTCGACCCGACGGCCGGCCCGGACGTGCTGGCCGCCCGGCTGGCGCTGGCCCGACCGGCCCTGGTGGTCGCCGACGCGGCGGCGCAGGCGGTCGCCGGCTGGGCGCGTCCGCTGGCCGGGCGGGCCGGGCTGGCCCTGCCCCGGCTGGCCGACCTCGGGCCGGTCCGGACCGTGGGCCGGCGGCTGCCCGGCTGCGCGCCGGCGCTGCCGGTCCACACCGGACCGGTTCCCGACCGGGGCGGACCGGACGACGACGCGGTGATCATCTTCACCTCGGGCACGACCAGCCGGCCCCGGGCGGTCGTGCACCGGCGGGCCGGCCTGACCGCCGGGCTGCGCGCCGTCGCCGACCTGGTCCGGCCCCGACCGGACGAGCCGGTGCTGGGCGGGACGTTCTTCGTGCTGGTGCCGGCGCTGGCCAGCGGCGCCCCGGTGGCCCTGCCGGCCCGCTCGCCCCGGGCGCTCGCCCGGCAGGTGGCCCGGCTGCGCCCCCAGGCCAGCTACCTGACCCCACCCCAGGCGCGGGCGCTGCTGGCCTGCCGGCCCCGACTGTCCGGCCGGTTCTACAGCGGGTCCGCGCCGGTCAGCGCCACCCTGCTGGAGCGCCTGCGGCGGGCCGGCGCGGACGAGGCGTGGGGCGTGTACGCGCTGACCGAGCTCTTCCCGGCCGCCGCCGTGGAGTACGCCGAGAAGTCCGCCTTCACCGACGACGGTGACCTGGTCGGGGCGGCCCTGCCCGGGGTGACCGCGCGCACCGGCCCGGACGGCCGGCTGCTGCTGCGCGGCCCGGGGCAGGCGCACCGCTACCTCGGCGAGGCGCCGGCCGAATGGGTGGACACCGGGGACGTGGGCCGGCTGGTCGGTGACCGGATCGTCCTCGCCGGCCGGGCCAAGGACATGGTGCTGCGCGGCGCGGAGAACATCTACCCCGGCCTGTACGAGCCGGCGCTGCACGTACCCGGGGTGGACCTGGCGGTGCTGGTCGGCGTGCCGGCCGTCGACGGTGACGAACGCCTGGTCGCCGTGGTGCAACCCGTGCCGGGCGCCGACCCGGCCGGGTTGCGCAGGTCGCTGCGCCCGGTGCTGGCCCGGATGGGCGCGGCCCGCCCGGACGACCTGGTCTTCGCGCCGGTGCCGACCAGCGGCCGGTCGCGTAAGCCCGACCGGGCCGCCGCGGCCACCCTGGCCGCCGCCAGGGTCACCGGCGACGTCGGTCGGACCGCGCCGTGA
- a CDS encoding NYN domain-containing protein → MEQEDRIALFLDYENLALGARDHHGGKPFDFRPIADALAERGRVVVRRAYADWSYFDEDRRMLTRSHVELIEIPQRMGASRKNAADIKMAVDAVELAFERGYISTFVICTGDSDFTPLVHKLRELNKRVIGVGVEKSTSALLPPACDEFLYYDRLEGVDIPPVRERRTRPARPPGAEPQPAQQPGARPVTEPEVEPPAVEEEPPRDVDTLAVLVAQTVAGLQGSSSGTVSASTLKRTLLRKDPTFSESDYGFRTFGELLRHLAAHRVVELAEGPAKGDPEVSLPEHGDREVAFGLLRSVVVDLAGGDGTVALSGLKNQLRRARPDFSEKKLGYRSFLQFCRAAATSGVVDLRWSQDNDDYLLTPGG, encoded by the coding sequence GTGGAGCAGGAAGACCGGATTGCCCTTTTCCTCGATTACGAGAACCTCGCGCTGGGCGCCCGCGACCATCACGGCGGCAAGCCGTTCGACTTCCGTCCCATCGCGGACGCGCTCGCCGAGCGGGGGCGGGTGGTGGTGCGTCGGGCGTACGCGGACTGGTCGTACTTCGACGAGGACCGGCGGATGCTGACCCGCTCCCACGTCGAGCTCATCGAGATCCCGCAGCGGATGGGCGCGTCCCGCAAGAACGCCGCCGACATCAAGATGGCCGTCGACGCGGTGGAGTTGGCCTTCGAGCGCGGCTACATCTCGACGTTCGTGATCTGCACCGGCGACAGCGACTTCACGCCGCTGGTGCACAAGCTCCGCGAGCTCAACAAGCGGGTCATCGGGGTCGGGGTGGAGAAGTCCACCTCGGCGCTGCTGCCGCCGGCCTGCGACGAGTTCCTCTACTACGACCGGCTGGAAGGGGTGGACATCCCGCCGGTCCGGGAGCGGCGAACCCGTCCGGCCCGGCCGCCCGGCGCGGAGCCGCAGCCGGCGCAGCAGCCCGGCGCGCGGCCGGTGACCGAGCCGGAGGTCGAGCCGCCGGCCGTGGAGGAGGAGCCGCCCCGGGACGTCGACACGCTCGCCGTCCTCGTCGCCCAGACGGTCGCAGGTCTCCAGGGCAGCTCCAGCGGCACGGTGAGCGCCTCCACCCTGAAGCGCACCCTGCTGCGCAAGGACCCCACGTTCAGCGAGTCCGACTACGGGTTCCGCACCTTCGGCGAGCTGCTGCGGCACCTCGCCGCGCACCGCGTGGTCGAGCTGGCCGAGGGCCCGGCCAAGGGCGACCCGGAGGTGTCGCTGCCCGAGCACGGCGACCGCGAGGTGGCGTTCGGCCTGCTCCGGTCGGTGGTGGTCGACCTGGCGGGCGGCGACGGCACGGTGGCGCTGTCCGGCCTGAAGAACCAGCTCCGCCGGGCCCGCCCGGACTTCAGCGAGAAGAAGCTCGGCTACCGCAGCTTCCTGCAGTTCTGCCGGGCGGCGGCCACCAGCGGCGTGGTCGACCTGCGGTGGAGCCAGGACAACGACGACTACCTGCTCACCCCGGGCGGCTGA
- a CDS encoding glycosyltransferase family 2 protein gives MTALWVVVPAYDEETRIGATLAALAAQTDQDFTLLVVDNGSTDGTADVVRRFAVTAPVPTGLIEERQKGVGAAVDTAFRYAIAHGATLLARTDADCLPRPGWVAAARRTLTAGAELACGRIVARRDEHGPVGRAAFRCLVVAAATFGRLRPAHRGAGWRAPYRMHAGNNMAITAATYLAVGGMPRRPSPTDREFLNRVRRHTAAIAHDRHMVVENSTRRLRAYGLRRTAAWYLDRGSGQLSPDPR, from the coding sequence GTGACCGCGCTGTGGGTGGTGGTGCCCGCGTACGACGAGGAGACCCGGATCGGGGCCACCCTGGCCGCGCTGGCCGCGCAGACCGACCAGGACTTCACCCTGCTGGTGGTGGACAACGGCTCCACCGACGGCACCGCCGACGTGGTCCGCCGCTTCGCCGTCACCGCCCCGGTGCCGACCGGGCTGATCGAGGAACGGCAGAAGGGCGTCGGCGCGGCCGTGGACACCGCCTTCCGGTACGCCATCGCGCACGGGGCCACCCTGCTGGCCCGTACCGACGCCGACTGTCTGCCGCGCCCCGGCTGGGTGGCCGCCGCCCGGCGTACCCTGACCGCCGGGGCGGAGCTGGCCTGCGGCCGGATCGTGGCCCGCCGCGACGAGCACGGTCCGGTCGGTCGGGCCGCCTTCCGGTGCCTGGTGGTCGCCGCCGCCACGTTCGGGCGGCTGCGTCCCGCGCACCGTGGCGCCGGCTGGCGGGCCCCCTACCGGATGCACGCGGGCAACAACATGGCCATCACCGCGGCCACCTACCTGGCCGTCGGCGGGATGCCCCGGCGGCCGTCACCCACCGACCGGGAGTTCCTCAACCGGGTACGCCGGCACACCGCCGCCATCGCCCACGACCGGCACATGGTGGTGGAGAACTCGACCCGGCGACTACGGGCGTACGGGCTGCGCCGCACCGCCGCCTGGTACCTGGACCGGGGCAGCGGGCAGCTCTCCCCGGACCCCCGCTGA